A stretch of DNA from Micromonospora sp. NBC_01813:
GGTACTCCGCCAGGGCGCGGTCCACGTTGCCGTTGAAGTCACCGCTCAACCGGGCCGCCATCGCGGTGAAGGCACCCGGGTCGGCCGCAGCCAGCGCCGCCATCCGGAACGTCGCCGCCAGGTGGGCGATCTGGTGGGCGATGGTCCATCCCGGCGCTGGGGTTTCCAACCGCCACTGGTCCGCGTCCAGGCCGCTCACCAGGTTGTCGACGCCCACGCCTTCGGCGGAGAGCGCGGAGATCACATCCAAGTCTTGAGGCATGACGGTTCCCTTCCGGTTGTCTGGGATTCGTTGGTTCGCGGCCGGCCGCAGCGGCATGCGGATCGCTGGCGACGGATGGCGGTTCGGGTTCCGCATCGAGCCTAAACCGCTGGATGTGGTGCGCACGTCTTGCATGTTGCGCACCTGCCAGAAACCGGCAAGCAACTGTGAAGATGATGGCTGAGAAAGTTGGGTTCAAAATCAATAGGGCACGGTTCGTCAAATCGACAGTAGGAATTCTCGGTCGGGCGGACGTCGATGACCTGCTGCCCAACCCATTCCAGTATTCGCAGGAGGACCTCGGTGAATCCAGCCCCGGCGGACGATGAAATGAAGATGACATTGGAGGCCTACGCCGACACGATCCTGCCCGGGGAGAAACGCTGGCCCGAGGACCATGCCGTGGCCGGGGTCTCCGTCGGTGGGGGTTCCGCCGCTGGCGGCGCGTTCGAGGTGCTGCGCAGCCCGGAGGGCGGCATGGAGCCGATCCTGGAGACACTCGCCGATCAACTCAACGAGCACGCCGTGCGGTTCGCCGCAGAGCGTGGCCTCGTACCCGATCCGACGTTGCCTCCGTTCGTGGCTCTGGCCTACCCCGAGCGGGTCGCGCTCATCCAGGAACTCACCGCCACCGGGCACGGCGAACGGGAGCTCTGGGTGAGCCTGGCGATGTTCAGCACGATCGCCTTCGACTCCGCCTCCCACCTGCCCACCCTGGAGGCCCTCGCCACCGGCCATCCGGGACTGGCCACGCTCGGCTACTTCCCGCCGGACGCCGACGGGCTCTGGCGGTTCCCCGCCTACTCGTACGGGCGACCGCTGGCCCGTCCGCATCCCGACACGACACCTTCAGGGAGCCCGGCATGAGCAGCATCGAGAGCACCGACGTCCTGGTGATCGGCAGTGGCTTCGGCGGCGCGATCACGGCGTACCACCTCGCCGCCGGCGGTGCCCGGGTGACGATCTTGGAGCGTGGACCGTGGCTCAACGGCACCGACTTCGACCAGGACTTCAAGTTCGGATCGTCGACCACCCGGGCGTTCGACTTCGTCATCGGTGACGGCATGAGCGTGCTGGGCGGCAACTGCGTCGGCGGGGGCAGCGTCGTCTACTTCGCCGCGATGCCGCGGGCGCCGCGGTTCGTCTTCGAACGCCACGGCAGCATCGGCCGGCGGATGTGGCCGTCGGCCATCTCCCGGGACACCCTCGAACCCTGGTACGACCGCGTCGCCGAGGCGCTGCCGGTCACTCAGCAGGAATGGCGCAACGTCCCGTACGCCGGCGGTCTCTGGGCTGCGGCCTGCGACCACGCCGGCCGCACCGCCAACCCGGTGCCGATCGCGATCGACGAGGACAAGTGCACCAACTGCAACTGGATGATGTCCGGCTGCCGGTTCGACGCGAAGCGGTCCCTGCTGCTCAACTACCTGCCGGCGGCGATCAGCCACGGGACCGAGATCCGCCCGCTGCACGAGGTCCAGCACCTGACGCGTAACGCCGACGGCAGCTACCGGGTGCACTACACCGTCGTCGACGAGGTCGACTACCGGGTCGAGGTAGCCAGCGGGGCGATCGACGCGCAACTCGTGGTGGTGGCCGCCGGGGCGGGCGCGACCCCGGTGATCCTGCAACGCTCCGCCCCGCACCTTGGACAGATGCCGGCGGCGGTCGGGCGCTACTTCTCGGGCAACGGTGAGCGGCTGAACACCGCCGTGCTCGACGACGACCGGGTCCGCGACGTGCTCGGACTGGACCGGGGCAACGGCGCGGCATACCAGGCGTACCAGATCGGCAAGGGGCCGGCGGTCGCGAGTTGGGACCGGCTGGACGCCGCGCTGCCCGAGTACGAGCGGTACTCCCTGGAACAGCTCTACTTCCCGCCCGGGTTCGGCACCATCCTCGCCCAGGTGCCCGATGCATCCGGACCGACATGGTTCGGGATTGAAAAGAAGGAAATGATCCGTAAGTGGCAGTCCTGGTTGACGATCTTCATCATGAGCGAGGACGACAACGAGGGCGTCTTCGGCGACGTGCCGCCGTCGGGCAACGCGGTGCGGCTCTCCCAGCAGATGCTGTCCCGCGGGCCGTTGCAGTACCGGCCCACCGCGAACACCCTGCGGGGCTGGGCCGCCGCCGATGCCGAGATCCGCGACATCCTGGAACGGGACGGTCTGGCCCGGGTGATGCCGTGGACCAACGATCTGGTCGGCGCGTACACCGTTCACCCGCTGGCGTCGTGCCGCATCGGCGACGACCCGGCGACGTCGGCCCTGGACGACCGGCATGAACTGCGTGGACATCCCGGGATCTTCGTCACCGACGGTTCGGCCGTGCCCGGCGCGCTCACCGTGAATCCGGCGATGACGATCGCCGCGCTGGCCGAGCGTGCCGTGCCGGGGATCGTGCGGGCGGCCCGGGACCGGGGCGTGGCCGTGTCGTACGGAGCGCCTGCGCCCAGTGGCGAAACCGCTGCCCGGCGCCCCGCGCTGCAGCAGGTCGGCGTACGGCGTACCTGATCCCGCTCGGCACGGTCAAGCCGGCCGATCCGCCCAGCTCGTGAGAAGACGAGGAGAGAGCGCCCATGCGCGGCTGGCTCATCCGCACCGGTGTCGAGCGTTCACTGGCCGAGGTGCGGTACGTGTCCCCGGTCAGCCGCGCTGCGGCGCAGGGCCTGGTCGCCGAGACCTATCGGCGAATCGAGCGGGAGTTCGGCATTCTGGCACCGCCACTGGTGCTGCACTCGCCGAACCCCGTCGTGCTGGCCGCAGCCTGGTCGATGCTCCGGGCCACGCTGGTCCTGCCGGGACGGCTTGCGCGAGCGGACAAGGAAGCGGTGGCCGCCGCCGTCTCGCTGGGCAACCAGTGTCCGTACTGCGTCGAAGTGCACAGTTCGGTGCTCGGCGGCCTGGGCGGCGGCCGCGCAGCCACGATGATCAGTCGGGATCGTCTCGATCAGCTGCCCCCGGGCCGGCTACGCGGGCTCGCGCGCTGGGCCCGCGGCGCCCCTCAGCTCCGGGCGGCGCCCGGCCCACTGCCGTTCGCAGCCGATGCCGCCGCCGAGGCGATCGGAGTGGTGGTGACCTTCCATCTGCTCAACCGGATGGTCAACATCTTTCTGCAGGACTCGCCGATGCCGGCCGCCGCGCCACCGATGGTGCGCCGCGTCATCCGTCGTGGGCTCGGCCGGGTCATGCGGCTCGCCGCAGCCGATCTGCCCGATGAACGGCAGCCGCTGCTCCCGCCGGCGGTGCCGGCCGGCGACCTCGCCTGGGCCGCCGGGCGAACCGAGATCGCGGATGCGATGGCCCGTTCGGCGGCAGCTATCGAGACAGTCGGTCGGCAGGTGGTGCCGGCGGGGGTCCGGGAACTGATGGGCGAACTCGTGGCCAGCTGGGACGGGCAGCCGGCAGGGCTGAGTCGTCGGTGGGCGCAGGAGGCGATCGCCGGACTGGCTGCTGAAGACCGCCCGGCCGGCCGGCTCGCGGTGCTCGCCGCGTTCGCTTCGTACCAGGTCGACGACGAGGCCGTCGCCGAGTACCAGGGCTCGGGTGCGGACGACGAGGCGCTGGTCGGCCTGACGTCGTGGGCGAGTCTGCAGGCCGCACGGCGGGTCGGCGCCTGGGCGGCCAGGTCGCTGCCTCCCATCCCTGCGCTCTGACGGCGCGGTCTGCCTTGCGCGCTCTGACGATCGGGCGTGGGGCGTGGGCGCCGACGGCCGTGCCGCGCTGCGCGGCCGTCGGATTCACGACGGGATCAGGCGGACAGCCGTCCAGCGTGCCGGGCGGACAGCCGTCCGGTGGTGTAGAGCCAGCGCACGGTGTCGGCCAAGGTGCGCTCGAGCGGGATGCCCGGTCCGCCGAGCAGCAGCTCGGTGTCCGTGTTGTCGACCTGTACGCCGTTGGCGGCCCAACAGGTGTAGATCGCCCCGTACTCGGCAGGGATGTGTACCGGGGCCACCCGCTGTACGAGCGTGGTGAGATGCCCGACTGGCAGCATGCCGGCGGCGGGAAGGGTGAGCGACGGCAGGCGCCGGCCGGTCGCGGCCCGCAACGTGGCCCGGTACTCGCGTGACGAGACGTACCGTCCTGGGGCGAACAACCGTCGGGGTTCACCACCGGGGTTCAGTACGGCGGCGTGCAACCGGGCGACGTCGCGCACGTCGCCGATCGGGAAGCCGCCGTCCGGCCAGATCGGCATCAATCCCCGCAGCGTGTTGCGCAACCGGGTGGTCTGGTCACCGACGCGCAGGTCGTGCGGCCCGATCGTGGCCAGTGGATAGGTGATGGTCAGGGGCGCCCCGTCTGCCTGGTGCTGTCGGGCGATGGTGTCCGCCGCGGCCTTGCTACGGAGGTAGGTCTCCCGGGGGCTGCCCACCTGAGCGTCTGGGGTCAGCCGCGGCATGGTGGTGGGTAGCAGCGCGCCGAAGGTCGAGACGTGGACGATCGGGTCCAGCCCGGCCGCTCTGGCCTGCTCCAGTACGACGGCGGTGCCGGTTACATTGGTGGCCTGCATGGCCGGGTATCGGCGGCTGTCGAAGCTGTACGACCCTGCGGCGTGCAGCAGTGCGTCGGCGCCGGTGATCGCGTTACGCACGGCGAGTGGATCGGTCACGTCTCCGATGGCGTGTTCCACCTCGGCCGGATCGACGCCGAGCGGGGAGAGTGCCGGAGACAGCTGCGCGGGGTCGCGGATCAGCAGCCGGACCTGATGGCCGGCGCGGCGGATCGCGGCTACCGAGTGGGCGCCGATGAATCCGGTGCCTCCGGTGACTAGAACCAACATGACGGACTCCCGGTTCAGGATCTGCTTTGTTATTGGTTGTCGTCTTCTTCTCTTGCGTTGGCGAGGCGGGTGGTGAGGATGTGTTCGTGTGCCATACCGCGTAGCGCGCACCAGGCGACCTCAAACAGCACTGTTCGTGCCACGAGCATCACCGCAGCCTCCTCTTCGTTGGCGTCCGTGGGGATTTTTTCGAGTTCGCGACTGGCGATAATCTCGGCGGCTTCCTGATACGGGGTGAAAACCTCTACGCCGTCGTTCCAGCCGAGCAGGCGTAGTGCGGTCAGCACCTGAGTCAAGGTCGACCGGCTCGGTGCACCGGGGTCCACGCTCCAATTCAGGCTGTCGACGAAATCATCGACCTGCTTCCGAGCTGCAGTGCCTATTGGCCCGGCTTCGTCTTCCCTGTCGACTGGCACGAGTGCTTCGTTGATAACCCGGCACAGGCCGTCTAGTTGCATGCCGCGATCGTCAATGGCCGCGACGATCTCCCGGACCGCGGAGAGAGGGAGCCTACCTACAACCGTCAGTGTGGTGATGAGGTACAGCCGGCTCAGGTGCTCTTTTCCGTAATCTGCCTGGTTGCGGCCCGTCCGTTTACCGGGTGGTAGCAGGCCCTCGCGTAGGTAGAACTTGATGGTCGCGATCGGGAGCCCGCTGTGCTGGCTTAGTTCTGAGATTCGCATCGAGCTCCGTGTGGTTGGGGGCGGTCGTATTGGTAGTCTTGCATACGTTCCGGGCCCTGCGGCTACTCGTTGCATGCCGGAATCGATTCAGGCAAAAATAGTACTGATACGACTTATTTGTTTTATTACTTTTGTCCGTCTATGCCGTTCTTGAATGTTTAGACCGACTTGAACGATGTTGGTGTGGCCGCGGCTTCTTCGATATTGCTTTAGGTGTAACTGCCAGTTACTATTAGTGACTGGCGTCCGAGGTGTCGCGCGATGAAGGGGTGGTGGTGTCTGGTCTCGTGGCTGGCGTAGCTGGTGTCACGGCGCCCTGTTACTGGCTCGCCAAAGCGCCGGATCTCGCCCGGATTTGTCGAATCGGGCGCGGTTTCCTCCCGTTGCTGGCGTCGACCATCTGTGTGAATGGAATCTGCTATGTCTGATAGGTCCGATATTGAAGGGATTCCTGGTTGTGTCGGGCATAAAGTGGATAGTGGAGATCTCTACCAGCCAGTTTGTTGGACGTTAAATGTGTCAGGGGCGTGCCCCTTTGCGGGGTTCGTCACTCAAGGTGATCGGGCAGTCAGATCGATTCTTGCCTGGGTTTCGGCGATGGGCTAACATCAATATCGGCCGTTGGGTCGATGATCCTAGTTGAGGATTTGTCCCCCTGGCTGCAAGGCGGATTTCCGATATGGGGGTCAAGAGAAACGCCATGTATGTTTTTCTTGATCCGTCCATGATTGACGGGGCGGTTGACCGTCGCTGACCGATGGGGAGTCGTGGGGTGGGAGACGCAATCGAGAAGGCGGCCGAGCGGGTAATCGATTTCATGCAGGCCAACCTTGGTGAACAACTGACCGTGGACGACATGGCTCGAGCTGCTCTATTCAGCAAGTTTCACTTCTCGAGGACGTTCCAGCGTGTCACCGGCGTATCGCCGGGCAGATTCCTTTCTGCCTTGCGTCTCCAGCAGGCAAAGCACCTGCTCCTGTCGACCTCTTTGAAGGTGGCAGACATCAGTATCCAGGTTGGCTATGCCAGTGTCGGGACCTTCAGTTCCAGATTTTCGCGTAGCGTCGGGCTGTCCCCAACCGCCTACCGCCGCCTCGGCGGCTTCACCACTGACGTGCCAACCGCAGACCGGCATATCCTGGCACGCCGATCGGTCGGATCCGTTTGCGGCGAGATCCAGGTATCGGACGACCGTCGCGAAGGCAGCGTCTTCGTCGGACTGTTCCCTGACCGGATTCCGGAGGGACGGCCGGTGCAGTGCACGGTGCTGGATCGGCCCGGGCCGTACGAACTTGGGTCGGTGCCCACCGGCGTCTGGTATCTCCTTGCCCACTGGGCGGCCGATGACGACGACGGCACCCAGGGGCACACCTGGGTGGGCAACAGCGGCCCGCTCGTGGTGCGGCCGGACACGCTAGTGCGTGCCGACGTCCGGCTGGCCCCGATGACCAGTCTCAACCCGCCGGTCCTGCTTGCCCTGCTCGACGTCAAACGGGCCGCGCTGGCGACCACCAGAATTCGTCGGGCGCCGGCCGAGGCACTCCTGTCCCGGTGACCAGCCCCGGCGCGGACCGGCGCGGACGACGCTACCGCCGATCAGGAAGGTGGGTACGGCACCATCTCGTGCCGTACCCACCTCGTCTTCCGTCAGTTGACCATTCGCGACATGTCCGCCCGGATCACCCGCCAGGCGCGGACGTCGTGACACCGGACCTGATCGTGCTGTTCAGTCAGCGGGCTCGATCCGCATCGGCAGCCCACCCTTGATCCGCAGCGACAGCATCGGCTCGGGCACCACCTGGTACGACGCCGGCTTCACCAGCCGCAGCTCCCGGCTGACCATCGCGATGACGAAGACCGCCTCCATCATGCCGAGGTGGTTGCCCACGCAGAACCGTGGACCGGCGCCGAACGGCAGGTAGGCGTATCTCGGGCGGTCTGCCGGCCGGGTCGGGTCGAACCGACCCGGGTCGAACCGCTGCGGATCCGGCCAGAATCGGGGATGCCGGTGCAGGGTGTACGGGCAGATCAACACGTGCGCGCCGGCGGGAATCTGGTAGCCGCCGATCTCGTCGGGTTCCTGCGCGATCCGCGACAGCATCCATACCGGTGGATACAGTCGCATCACCTCCTCGATCACCGCCGAGGTGTAGGTGAGTCGACGCAGGTCCTCGTACGTCGGCAGCCGGTCGCCGAGCACCGTCACCGCTTCCTCGTGCAGCCGTTGCCGCACCTGCGGATGCTGGTCGATCAGGTAGAAGCTCCAGCCAAGGGTGCTCGCGGTCGTCTCGTGCCCGGCGAGCAGCAAGGTGACCAGCTCGTCGCGCATCCGTTGCTGGCCCTGTCGCGGATCCGGCTCCCGTCGGGTGGACTGGATGAGGCGGGACAACGCGTCGTCGCGCCCGCCGTCCACCCCGTCGCGCCGGATCCGGTCGGCCACCATCTCGTCCACGATCCGCTGCAGGTCGCGTCGTGCCCGCCGGAACCGCAGCTGCTGTGGCAGCGGCATCCACATGGGTACGGCGCTCATCGTGGCCAGCTCGAACATCGCCTGGTCCTGCATGACCTCGAAGGAGTGCCCGATCGACCGGTACTGCCCGAGGTCGGTGTCCAGCAGGGTCCGGCCGAGTACGCCGAGCGTCAGCTCGGTCGCCTCCCGCAACACGTCGACCGGCGGTCCACCGAGGTGACGGCGGAGCCGGTCGACCAGACCGGCGGCCTCCTCGGCGACCGTCTGGGCCTGGCCGGCGATTCGTTTGGCCTGGAAGACCGGCTGCATAGCGCGGCGTTGTTCCCGCCACAGCTCACCCTCGCTGGTGAGCAGTCCGTCGCCGAGCGCCCGCCGGGCGTGCACCAGTCCGATACCCTTGTGGTAGTTCTGACTGTTTTCGGCGAGTACATACTTGGCGTGCTGGGGATCGTTGAAGAAGTAGAACGGCCACGGCCAGGTCGCCAGGCGTACCGCGTCGCCGTGCCGGCTGGCCGCCTCGCTCATCACGCCGAGGCGGTCCCGGCCGAACTTCCACAGCGTGCCCAGCGACGCCGCCCCGGTCGGTCCTGGTGGGACAGACGCAGTCCGCGACGGGTTCATGTCGACATCTCCTTGCGCTCCGGGGTGAGCTGGCGGAACCTGCCGCGCAGGAACAGCAACGGATCCTCGGCGCCGAAGCGCTGGGCGGACAGCAGCTGGCCAGCGAAGATGGAGTGGTCGCCACCGTCGTAGGTCCGCCA
This window harbors:
- a CDS encoding GMC family oxidoreductase: MSSIESTDVLVIGSGFGGAITAYHLAAGGARVTILERGPWLNGTDFDQDFKFGSSTTRAFDFVIGDGMSVLGGNCVGGGSVVYFAAMPRAPRFVFERHGSIGRRMWPSAISRDTLEPWYDRVAEALPVTQQEWRNVPYAGGLWAAACDHAGRTANPVPIAIDEDKCTNCNWMMSGCRFDAKRSLLLNYLPAAISHGTEIRPLHEVQHLTRNADGSYRVHYTVVDEVDYRVEVASGAIDAQLVVVAAGAGATPVILQRSAPHLGQMPAAVGRYFSGNGERLNTAVLDDDRVRDVLGLDRGNGAAYQAYQIGKGPAVASWDRLDAALPEYERYSLEQLYFPPGFGTILAQVPDASGPTWFGIEKKEMIRKWQSWLTIFIMSEDDNEGVFGDVPPSGNAVRLSQQMLSRGPLQYRPTANTLRGWAAADAEIRDILERDGLARVMPWTNDLVGAYTVHPLASCRIGDDPATSALDDRHELRGHPGIFVTDGSAVPGALTVNPAMTIAALAERAVPGIVRAARDRGVAVSYGAPAPSGETAARRPALQQVGVRRT
- a CDS encoding MerR family transcriptional regulator — protein: MRISELSQHSGLPIATIKFYLREGLLPPGKRTGRNQADYGKEHLSRLYLITTLTVVGRLPLSAVREIVAAIDDRGMQLDGLCRVINEALVPVDREDEAGPIGTAARKQVDDFVDSLNWSVDPGAPSRSTLTQVLTALRLLGWNDGVEVFTPYQEAAEIIASRELEKIPTDANEEEAAVMLVARTVLFEVAWCALRGMAHEHILTTRLANAREEDDNQ
- a CDS encoding DUF5987 family protein — its product is MTLEAYADTILPGEKRWPEDHAVAGVSVGGGSAAGGAFEVLRSPEGGMEPILETLADQLNEHAVRFAAERGLVPDPTLPPFVALAYPERVALIQELTATGHGERELWVSLAMFSTIAFDSASHLPTLEALATGHPGLATLGYFPPDADGLWRFPAYSYGRPLARPHPDTTPSGSPA
- a CDS encoding NAD-dependent epimerase/dehydratase family protein, translating into MLVLVTGGTGFIGAHSVAAIRRAGHQVRLLIRDPAQLSPALSPLGVDPAEVEHAIGDVTDPLAVRNAITGADALLHAAGSYSFDSRRYPAMQATNVTGTAVVLEQARAAGLDPIVHVSTFGALLPTTMPRLTPDAQVGSPRETYLRSKAAADTIARQHQADGAPLTITYPLATIGPHDLRVGDQTTRLRNTLRGLMPIWPDGGFPIGDVRDVARLHAAVLNPGGEPRRLFAPGRYVSSREYRATLRAATGRRLPSLTLPAAGMLPVGHLTTLVQRVAPVHIPAEYGAIYTCWAANGVQVDNTDTELLLGGPGIPLERTLADTVRWLYTTGRLSARHAGRLSA
- a CDS encoding carboxymuconolactone decarboxylase family protein, yielding MRGWLIRTGVERSLAEVRYVSPVSRAAAQGLVAETYRRIEREFGILAPPLVLHSPNPVVLAAAWSMLRATLVLPGRLARADKEAVAAAVSLGNQCPYCVEVHSSVLGGLGGGRAATMISRDRLDQLPPGRLRGLARWARGAPQLRAAPGPLPFAADAAAEAIGVVVTFHLLNRMVNIFLQDSPMPAAAPPMVRRVIRRGLGRVMRLAAADLPDERQPLLPPAVPAGDLAWAAGRTEIADAMARSAAAIETVGRQVVPAGVRELMGELVASWDGQPAGLSRRWAQEAIAGLAAEDRPAGRLAVLAAFASYQVDDEAVAEYQGSGADDEALVGLTSWASLQAARRVGAWAARSLPPIPAL
- a CDS encoding cytochrome P450 is translated as MNPSRTASVPPGPTGAASLGTLWKFGRDRLGVMSEAASRHGDAVRLATWPWPFYFFNDPQHAKYVLAENSQNYHKGIGLVHARRALGDGLLTSEGELWREQRRAMQPVFQAKRIAGQAQTVAEEAAGLVDRLRRHLGGPPVDVLREATELTLGVLGRTLLDTDLGQYRSIGHSFEVMQDQAMFELATMSAVPMWMPLPQQLRFRRARRDLQRIVDEMVADRIRRDGVDGGRDDALSRLIQSTRREPDPRQGQQRMRDELVTLLLAGHETTASTLGWSFYLIDQHPQVRQRLHEEAVTVLGDRLPTYEDLRRLTYTSAVIEEVMRLYPPVWMLSRIAQEPDEIGGYQIPAGAHVLICPYTLHRHPRFWPDPQRFDPGRFDPTRPADRPRYAYLPFGAGPRFCVGNHLGMMEAVFVIAMVSRELRLVKPASYQVVPEPMLSLRIKGGLPMRIEPAD
- a CDS encoding AraC family transcriptional regulator translates to MGDAIEKAAERVIDFMQANLGEQLTVDDMARAALFSKFHFSRTFQRVTGVSPGRFLSALRLQQAKHLLLSTSLKVADISIQVGYASVGTFSSRFSRSVGLSPTAYRRLGGFTTDVPTADRHILARRSVGSVCGEIQVSDDRREGSVFVGLFPDRIPEGRPVQCTVLDRPGPYELGSVPTGVWYLLAHWAADDDDGTQGHTWVGNSGPLVVRPDTLVRADVRLAPMTSLNPPVLLALLDVKRAALATTRIRRAPAEALLSR